The Clostridioides sp. ES-S-0010-02 genome window below encodes:
- a CDS encoding MFS transporter, translated as MNSNTSVQSKDNNPKLFLVLTLYLLGIFMGAIDTGIVSPARTIIQNSLGVNEKTGIWMITIYTLTYASVIPISGKLADKIGRKYVYLVSIFLFGSGSLICGLSSLFSNFYILLIGRVIQAIGGGGIMPIATAEFGTTFPENKRGMALGLVGATYGIANILGSSIGSTILSIFGTQNWKWLFFVNLPICLVIIIGGILCIKNNKSTSTEKIDKLGTLMLICIIVSLLYGLMNIDFFNFKNSLQDTSVYPYLLTFIILIPIFIFVENKAKDPILNFEYFLNPRILIVLILSLIVGIGMMGMVFVPQYAENALKINAGSGGYFVAILGLFAGIAAPLSGKLIDKFGAKKILLLGFSVSMIGSLYLILIALKTNTVFSVCVSLIFMGLGMGFTMGTPLNYMMLSNTKIEESNSALATLSLIRSIGTSISPAIMIGFIAHAGLSVQDNIMDIVGKPSTPKIVQLEELETMIDDLKSDPEMAKNLKNISIPNMNDSSSINMDMTDGKLPKYLLDKVQSADTTNITNITKEISTTMFDEKVPSVITKIELNVQKGIDGTQSGINGIEEGENKLNSGIKGIQTGIDNMIKARTGINQGIAGIKKGIAGTDKGIKGMEQGIKKQDKAINEMTLAYNKIPTIPQGTTPSDNENSSNNQEQNNTSNSDSNSNKNDSTENKNNNSSENKQNLNEKKEALNSQIQQLKKARAELNTKLQKTKSQRKELSKKLKNIESQKKELQRKLNDSINKKQDMEKGFDTMEQQKKSLQLVLAKTQELKDEIPKAFNKSKLDYINSIENNKTKIENTLQSTLNLGFRQMYITVFCVNLLAFIVLLFYKENKTR; from the coding sequence TTGAATTCTAATACTAGTGTTCAAAGCAAAGATAATAATCCAAAGTTATTTTTAGTACTCACTCTTTATCTTTTAGGTATATTTATGGGAGCTATTGATACTGGAATAGTATCACCAGCAAGAACAATTATACAAAATAGCCTAGGTGTAAATGAAAAAACAGGAATTTGGATGATTACTATATATACACTAACATATGCATCTGTAATCCCTATTTCTGGTAAATTAGCAGACAAAATAGGAAGAAAATATGTATATTTAGTTAGTATATTTCTATTTGGTAGTGGCTCATTAATCTGTGGATTATCATCATTATTTTCCAACTTTTACATTTTACTAATTGGCCGTGTTATACAAGCTATTGGTGGAGGCGGAATTATGCCAATTGCTACAGCAGAATTTGGAACCACTTTCCCAGAAAACAAAAGAGGTATGGCTTTAGGTTTAGTTGGAGCAACTTATGGTATAGCAAATATTTTAGGTTCAAGTATAGGTAGTACAATACTAAGTATATTTGGAACTCAAAATTGGAAGTGGTTGTTTTTTGTTAACCTTCCAATATGCTTGGTTATAATTATTGGAGGAATACTATGTATTAAAAATAATAAGTCTACATCTACAGAGAAAATTGATAAATTAGGAACATTAATGTTGATATGTATAATAGTATCTTTGTTATATGGTCTTATGAATATAGACTTTTTTAATTTTAAAAATTCTCTACAAGATACATCAGTTTATCCTTATTTATTGACATTTATAATACTTATACCTATTTTTATATTTGTTGAAAATAAAGCTAAAGACCCTATTTTGAATTTCGAATATTTTTTGAATCCAAGAATACTAATAGTACTCATTCTGTCTTTAATTGTTGGTATTGGAATGATGGGTATGGTATTTGTTCCACAATATGCTGAAAATGCATTAAAAATAAATGCTGGTTCTGGTGGATATTTTGTTGCTATATTAGGATTATTTGCAGGTATTGCCGCTCCTTTGAGCGGAAAACTTATTGATAAGTTTGGCGCAAAAAAGATACTGTTACTTGGATTTTCAGTATCTATGATAGGCTCTCTTTATCTGATTTTAATTGCACTAAAAACCAATACAGTATTTAGTGTATGTGTAAGTCTTATATTTATGGGATTAGGAATGGGATTTACTATGGGAACACCTTTAAATTACATGATGCTTTCAAATACAAAAATAGAAGAATCTAATTCTGCACTTGCAACACTGTCTCTGATACGTTCAATTGGAACTTCAATTTCACCTGCAATAATGATTGGATTTATAGCACATGCGGGATTATCTGTACAGGATAATATTATGGATATAGTTGGTAAACCATCAACACCTAAAATAGTTCAACTTGAAGAACTTGAAACTATGATAGATGATTTAAAGTCAGACCCAGAAATGGCTAAGAATTTGAAAAATATTTCTATACCAAACATGAACGATTCATCAAGTATTAATATGGATATGACAGATGGCAAACTCCCAAAATACTTACTAGACAAAGTTCAATCAGCAGATACAACCAATATTACCAACATCACAAAAGAAATATCAACAACAATGTTTGATGAAAAAGTTCCTTCTGTAATTACGAAAATAGAATTAAATGTCCAAAAAGGAATAGATGGTACTCAAAGTGGAATAAATGGTATTGAAGAAGGTGAAAACAAACTAAACAGTGGCATCAAAGGAATTCAAACTGGTATTGACAATATGATAAAAGCTAGAACTGGTATTAATCAAGGAATAGCTGGAATAAAAAAAGGTATCGCTGGCACTGATAAAGGCATAAAAGGTATGGAACAAGGTATAAAAAAACAAGATAAAGCTATAAATGAAATGACACTTGCTTATAATAAAATACCTACAATACCACAGGGTACTACTCCTTCTGATAATGAAAATTCATCAAATAATCAAGAGCAAAATAACACTAGTAATTCTGACTCAAACAGTAATAAAAATGATTCTACAGAAAATAAAAATAACAATTCTAGTGAAAATAAACAAAATTTAAATGAAAAAAAAGAAGCTCTAAATTCTCAAATACAACAACTAAAAAAAGCAAGAGCTGAGTTAAACACCAAATTGCAAAAAACTAAATCTCAAAGAAAAGAATTAAGTAAAAAACTTAAAAACATAGAATCTCAAAAGAAAGAACTTCAGAGAAAATTAAATGATTCCATAAATAAAAAACAAGACATGGAAAAAGGTTTTGACACAATGGAACAACAGAAAAAATCGCTTCAATTAGTTCTAGCAAAAACACAGGAATTAAAAGATGAAATACCAAAAGCTTTTAATAAGTCAAAACTAGATTATATAAATTCTATAGAAAACAATAAAACAAAAATAGAAAATACACTACAATCTACTCTAAATTTAGGATTTAGACAGATGTATATAACAGTTTTTTGTGTAAATTTACTTGCATTCATAGTATTGTTATTCTATAAAGAAAACAAAACTAGATAA
- a CDS encoding transcriptional regulator, with protein MDTLGKRIAYLRNSRKLTQRKLMDILKFENLGKFETGGRKPNCDILMSIADYFDVSTDWLLYGKEKVNSNNSVKENKEDYLYNLHVTDDEMMVLNLYRQLNERDKIKIEGMLEFKISEYKELEKHSPTEDNDKPV; from the coding sequence ATGGATACTTTAGGAAAAAGAATTGCTTATTTGAGAAACTCCAGAAAACTTACCCAGCGTAAACTTATGGATATTTTAAAATTTGAAAACTTAGGTAAGTTTGAAACTGGAGGTAGAAAGCCTAATTGCGATATATTAATGTCAATAGCTGATTATTTTGATGTTAGCACTGACTGGCTTCTATATGGAAAAGAAAAAGTAAACTCCAATAATAGTGTTAAAGAAAATAAGGAAGATTATTTGTATAATCTACATGTAACTGATGATGAAATGATGGTATTAAACCTCTATAGGCAATTGAATGAACGTGATAAAATAAAAATAGAAGGAATGCTAGAGTTTAAGATATCTGAATATAAAGAATTAGAAAAACATTCTCCTACTGAGGATAACGATAAACCAGTTTAA
- a CDS encoding helix-turn-helix transcriptional regulator, translating to MDTRKKWIPFLGIQVKQRLIELNMTQRELAKKVGVNENYLSAILNGRRTGKKYKSSIYQLLNIECSEED from the coding sequence ATGGATACTCGAAAAAAATGGATACCTTTTTTGGGAATACAGGTCAAGCAAAGGCTTATTGAATTAAACATGACTCAAAGGGAATTAGCAAAAAAAGTCGGTGTTAATGAAAACTATTTGTCAGCTATTTTAAATGGCAGAAGGACAGGAAAAAAATATAAATCATCAATTTATCAATTGCTTAATATAGAATGCTCAGAAGAAGATTAA
- a CDS encoding helix-turn-helix transcriptional regulator: MDTLGERIVYLRKTKNLKQYELEEMLNCDNLSKFERNIRKPNYEILKSIADIFNVSVDWLLNGDNISQESNLICDSSPNYPFNSISSNEIKLLKNFRKLSDYDRAKIEGMIELKLHEYEKEKDFEKTEYDKNKDKK; this comes from the coding sequence ATGGATACTTTAGGAGAAAGAATTGTTTATTTAAGAAAAACAAAGAACCTTAAGCAATATGAATTAGAAGAAATGTTAAACTGTGATAATTTGAGTAAATTTGAAAGAAATATTAGAAAACCAAATTATGAGATATTAAAATCCATAGCTGATATATTTAATGTTTCTGTAGACTGGCTATTAAATGGAGATAATATATCACAAGAATCAAATTTAATTTGCGATTCCTCACCAAACTATCCATTTAATAGCATCAGTTCTAATGAAATAAAACTTTTAAAAAATTTTAGAAAACTAAGTGATTATGATAGAGCAAAAATAGAAGGTATGATTGAATTAAAACTTCATGAATATGAAAAAGAGAAAGATTTTGAAAAAACTGAGTATGATAAAAATAAAGATAAAAAATAG
- a CDS encoding N-acetylmuramoyl-L-alanine amidase, with amino-acid sequence MKVAIVPGHTLYGKGTGAVGYIDEGKENRILTDLIVKWLKLGGATTYTGKIDKSNEYLSEQCQISNKQDVDLAVQIHFNANKTTLNPIGTETIYKTNSGKIYAERVNSKLSTVFKNRGAKEDIRNLYWFNHTKAPAILIETCFVDSKADTDYYIRSKHTIAKLIAEGILNKNIKEEDNLQESYENVIVYSGEVDKSIAIIMSFYIEKSLLIDIKDYKNKMAKNIFSIGGKATEVIKNYSDKYIEFVGHDRKETFELVLKYLEKYN; translated from the coding sequence ATGAAAGTAGCAATAGTACCAGGACATACACTGTATGGAAAAGGAACAGGAGCAGTTGGCTATATAGATGAAGGAAAAGAAAACAGAATCCTAACAGACTTAATAGTAAAATGGCTAAAACTAGGAGGAGCAACAACATATACTGGTAAAATAGACAAATCAAATGAATATCTATCAGAACAATGCCAAATATCCAACAAGCAAGATGTAGACCTAGCAGTACAAATCCATTTCAATGCAAATAAGACAACTCTAAATCCCATAGGAACAGAAACAATATATAAAACAAACAGCGGAAAAATATATGCGGAAAGAGTAAACTCAAAACTTTCAACTGTGTTTAAAAATAGAGGAGCCAAAGAAGATATAAGAAACCTATACTGGTTTAATCACACTAAAGCGCCAGCAATACTAATCGAAACTTGTTTTGTAGACAGTAAAGCAGATACTGACTATTATATTAGAAGTAAACATACAATTGCAAAACTAATAGCAGAAGGAATACTAAATAAAAATATAAAAGAAGAAGATAACTTACAGGAATCTTATGAAAATGTAATAGTATATTCTGGAGAAGTTGATAAATCAATTGCAATCATAATGTCATTTTATATAGAAAAAAGCTTATTAATTGATATAAAGGACTATAAAAATAAAATGGCAAAAAATATTTTTTCTATAGGTGGAAAAGCTACAGAAGTCATAAAAAATTATTCTGATAAATATATTGAATTTGTCGGACATGATAGAAAAGAAACTTTTGAACTTGTGCTAAAGTACTTAGAAAAGTACAACTAA